The following are encoded together in the uncultured Methanobrevibacter sp. genome:
- a CDS encoding flavodoxin: protein MSSLVIYFSRSGENYFGGELKNIEKGNTEVIAEYIQEIDDADLFKVETVIDYPADYMECIDVAKKEQQVAARPKIKETLDNIDAYDTIYIGFPNWWGTLPMAMFTQLEQLDFTGKIVKPFVTHEGSGFGSALRDINKLCNGAEIKSGLSIPGANVGSAKDKVRAWIDE from the coding sequence ATGTCAAGTTTAGTAATTTACTTTTCAAGATCTGGGGAAAACTACTTCGGCGGAGAGCTTAAAAACATCGAAAAGGGAAACACCGAGGTAATTGCCGAATACATTCAGGAAATTGATGATGCGGACCTCTTCAAGGTCGAAACCGTAATCGATTATCCTGCAGACTACATGGAGTGCATTGATGTTGCCAAAAAGGAGCAGCAGGTAGCAGCAAGGCCAAAGATTAAGGAAACCTTGGACAATATCGATGCATACGACACAATATACATCGGTTTTCCAAACTGGTGGGGCACACTTCCGATGGCAATGTTTACACAGCTTGAGCAGTTGGATTTCACCGGAAAAATCGTCAAGCCTTTTGTAACACATGAGGGGTCAGGTTTTGGTTCTGCACTTCGCGATATCAACAAGCTATGCAATGGCGCTGAGATAAAGAGTGGCCTTTCAATTCCTGGAGCCAATGTGGGCAGTGCAAAGGACAAGGTCAGAGCATGGATTGATGAGTAG